One stretch of Chryseobacterium sp. LJ668 DNA includes these proteins:
- the ribB gene encoding 3,4-dihydroxy-2-butanone-4-phosphate synthase: MSDIKLNTIPEAIEDLKNGKIIIVVDDEDRENEGDFLCAAELTTPELINFMAFHGRGLICMPLPEKRCDELGLDIMVSRSSDPKETAFTVSVDLLGDGTSTGISAGDRAKTILALMDDKAKSTDFMRPGHIFPLRAKKGGVLKRAGHTEAAIDLTCLAGLKEGGVICEIMNEDGSMSRLPELYAFAQKHDMKIVSIEDLIHYQLKKGNLIERIEEREVKTAYGDFDFLAFRETSNDQIHFALTKGSWTVDEPVLVRVQSSDSYFDVLTRLNNGEKPQLEKVTNMINEAGKGAIIFINNVSNSENTLRKLQQFLNYQDGQQKHPTAAFNYRDYGIGTQILKNLGINKFKVITQNPNVKPQVGGYDVEVTEMVQL, from the coding sequence ATGTCTGATATTAAATTAAATACTATTCCGGAGGCTATTGAAGACCTTAAAAATGGTAAAATAATCATAGTGGTAGACGACGAAGACAGAGAAAATGAAGGAGATTTTCTATGTGCTGCCGAACTGACAACTCCTGAATTGATCAATTTTATGGCTTTCCACGGAAGAGGGCTGATCTGTATGCCACTTCCTGAAAAGAGGTGTGACGAGCTTGGTCTTGATATCATGGTAAGTAGAAGTAGCGATCCTAAGGAAACTGCATTTACAGTATCTGTAGATCTTTTAGGTGACGGTACTTCTACAGGAATTTCTGCAGGAGACAGGGCTAAAACCATTTTAGCATTGATGGATGACAAAGCTAAATCTACAGATTTTATGCGTCCCGGTCATATTTTCCCGCTTCGTGCGAAGAAAGGAGGAGTTTTAAAAAGAGCAGGACATACAGAAGCAGCGATTGATCTGACTTGCCTTGCAGGCTTAAAAGAAGGTGGTGTCATCTGTGAAATCATGAACGAAGATGGAAGTATGTCTCGTTTACCTGAGTTGTACGCTTTTGCGCAGAAACATGATATGAAAATCGTTTCTATCGAAGATCTGATTCATTATCAGCTTAAAAAAGGAAATCTTATTGAAAGAATTGAAGAAAGAGAAGTGAAGACCGCTTATGGTGATTTTGATTTTCTTGCTTTTAGAGAAACTTCTAACGACCAGATTCACTTTGCATTAACAAAAGGTTCTTGGACGGTTGATGAGCCGGTTTTGGTAAGAGTACAGTCTTCAGATTCTTATTTTGATGTTTTAACCAGATTAAATAATGGTGAAAAACCTCAGCTGGAGAAAGTTACCAATATGATCAACGAGGCAGGAAAAGGAGCAATTATTTTCATTAATAACGTATCAAATTCTGAAAATACATTGAGAAAATTGCAACAGTTCTTAAATTATCAGGATGGACAGCAAAAACATCCAACTGCCGCTTTCAATTATAGAGATTACGGTATTGGAACTCAGATTTTAAAGAATTTAGGAATCAATAAATTTAAAGTAATTACTCAAAATCCTAATGTAAAACCTCAGGTTGGCGGTTATGACGTTGAGGTGACGGAGATGGTACAGCTTTAA
- the fmt gene encoding methionyl-tRNA formyltransferase: protein MKSLKVVFFGTPEFAKTALAAIHQSNHKVVGVVTVGDKASGRGQKINQSAVKIYAVENNLHILQPEKLRNPEFLEEIKDLNADVFVVVAFRMMPKILFEMPELGTFNLHASLLPDYRGAAPINYAVINGEEKTGATTFFINEKIDEGNILLQEEIEILPDENAGSLHDRLMEMGAELIVKTLDGLSENSITEKPQPHVEHPKNAFKIFKEDTKVDFNKSSKEVHQFILGMSPYPAAFTTIKIGEEEKGLKIYNGKFEISDHGKTSGSLDISKNELKIYTKDGIYFPLELQLEGKKRMNIKDFLNGFRNFDEIKMA from the coding sequence ATGAAATCATTGAAAGTCGTTTTTTTTGGTACACCTGAGTTTGCTAAGACAGCTTTGGCAGCCATTCATCAATCAAATCATAAAGTTGTCGGTGTAGTGACTGTAGGCGACAAAGCAAGCGGCCGCGGACAGAAAATCAATCAATCTGCTGTAAAAATTTATGCTGTTGAAAATAATCTTCATATTTTGCAGCCCGAAAAATTAAGAAATCCTGAATTTTTAGAAGAAATAAAAGATTTAAACGCTGATGTTTTCGTGGTCGTTGCCTTCAGAATGATGCCGAAAATCTTATTTGAAATGCCTGAACTCGGAACTTTCAATCTTCATGCTTCTTTACTTCCAGATTATCGTGGAGCTGCACCAATTAATTATGCCGTTATTAATGGAGAAGAAAAAACCGGAGCTACAACATTTTTTATCAATGAAAAAATAGACGAAGGTAATATTTTGCTCCAGGAAGAAATTGAAATTTTACCCGATGAAAATGCGGGGAGCCTTCATGACAGACTGATGGAAATGGGTGCTGAATTAATCGTGAAAACGCTTGACGGTCTATCTGAAAACTCAATTACAGAAAAACCTCAGCCACACGTTGAACATCCGAAAAATGCCTTTAAAATTTTTAAAGAAGATACTAAGGTCGACTTTAATAAATCATCGAAAGAAGTTCATCAATTCATTTTAGGAATGTCACCTTATCCCGCAGCTTTTACCACAATAAAAATCGGGGAAGAAGAAAAAGGACTGAAAATCTACAACGGGAAATTTGAAATTTCTGATCACGGAAAAACTTCCGGATCATTAGATATTTCTAAAAATGAATTAAAAATCTACACGAAAGACGGAATCTATTTTCCTTTAGAACTGCAATTAGAAGGAAAAAAAAGAATGAATATTAAAGATTTCCTCAACGGATTTAGAAATTTCGATGAAATAAAAATGGCTTGA